A DNA window from Candidatus Zixiibacteriota bacterium contains the following coding sequences:
- a CDS encoding Crp/Fnr family transcriptional regulator yields MDTLHQLSQCFLCSGLDRSELEAIHNISLVKKLVKGEILFLEGDPASGFFVLLSGKMRVYKGSSEGKEYTIHQIGPGQLFAEAAIFRGDRFPANCAALENSTVAFFPKEAFINLIKDSPQISLKIIGSLAGFLREFNRKVEELTLKEVPSRIASFLLEESEKRKSAQIVLDIPKGELARRLGTAGETLSRNLKKLKELGVLKVEGNRITILDSTRLNSIAEGEKIF; encoded by the coding sequence ATGGATACGCTGCATCAGTTGAGCCAGTGCTTTCTCTGCTCGGGATTGGATAGAAGCGAATTGGAGGCGATTCACAATATCAGTCTGGTGAAGAAACTGGTAAAGGGGGAGATTCTTTTTCTGGAGGGTGATCCGGCTTCGGGATTTTTCGTGCTGCTGTCGGGGAAAATGCGGGTCTATAAGGGATCATCCGAGGGGAAAGAATATACCATTCATCAGATCGGGCCGGGGCAGCTTTTTGCCGAGGCGGCGATTTTCCGGGGAGATCGTTTTCCGGCCAACTGCGCCGCGTTGGAAAATTCGACCGTGGCCTTTTTCCCCAAAGAGGCATTCATCAATCTAATAAAGGATTCGCCGCAGATTTCGTTGAAAATAATCGGGTCACTGGCCGGATTCCTGAGGGAATTCAATCGAAAAGTGGAAGAGCTGACCCTGAAAGAAGTGCCCTCCCGGATTGCCTCGTTTCTATTGGAAGAAAGCGAGAAACGAAAATCGGCTCAGATTGTCCTTGATATTCCCAAAGGGGAGCTGGCGCGCCGGTTAGGGACAGCGGGAGAAACCCTCTCACGCAATCTCAAAAAACTCAAAGAGTTGGGGGTTCTCAAAGTAGAGGGGAATCGGATCACAATCCTGGACTCAACGCGTCTAAATTCCATCGCCGAAGGCGAAAAAATCTTCTAA
- a CDS encoding 4Fe-4S binding protein produces MSFRKLIRIDEEKCDGCGLCVPACIEGALQIIDGKARLVSETYCDGLGACLGECPQDAITIEERQADEFDPKAVARHLKSQEPKIAAPQAEAQSYPSCPGSLSRTLQPKAHLAVEDHDVKKEATSSQLGNWPVQLKLAPVKAPYFEKAKLLIAADCVPFAYADFHSRFLEGRVLLIGCPKLDENELYLQKLTMIFSQNDIESVEIVYMEVPCCFGLAHLVRRAVTGSGRDIPLSFHKIGINGEIQESITQ; encoded by the coding sequence GTGAGCTTCAGAAAATTAATCCGGATAGACGAGGAAAAATGCGATGGGTGCGGGCTTTGTGTCCCGGCCTGTATCGAAGGGGCGCTGCAGATAATCGACGGCAAGGCCCGGCTGGTGAGCGAGACCTATTGTGATGGTCTGGGGGCTTGTCTGGGGGAGTGCCCGCAAGATGCAATAACAATCGAGGAACGTCAGGCGGATGAATTTGACCCGAAGGCGGTTGCCCGCCACCTGAAAAGCCAGGAGCCAAAGATTGCTGCACCGCAGGCAGAAGCACAATCTTATCCTTCCTGCCCGGGAAGCCTGTCGCGGACGCTTCAGCCAAAAGCGCATTTAGCCGTGGAAGATCATGATGTAAAGAAAGAGGCAACATCCTCGCAACTGGGCAACTGGCCGGTGCAGTTGAAACTGGCGCCGGTGAAGGCGCCTTATTTCGAGAAGGCGAAACTTCTTATCGCGGCGGATTGTGTTCCTTTCGCCTATGCCGATTTTCACTCCCGGTTCCTTGAGGGGCGGGTGCTTCTGATCGGCTGCCCCAAGCTGGACGAAAACGAGCTGTATCTTCAGAAATTGACCATGATCTTTTCGCAGAACGATATTGAGTCGGTCGAAATTGTCTATATGGAAGTACCGTGCTGTTTCGGGCTGGCTCATTTGGTACGCCGGGCGGTGACCGGCTCGGGAAGAGACATTCCACTCTCTTTTCATAAAATCGGTATTAACGGTGAAATTCAGGAATCAATAACTCAATAA
- a CDS encoding DUF438 domain-containing protein, whose translation MSELINDARKRKDLLKHMILQLHKGEAPDAVRTQLVRLMGEVPYGDVVEVEQELIGEGLPEKEILNLCDMHTAVLKGSIDQTGAKTAPSGHPVHTFKEENKALGWEVGSLVKLYDELKALPEKTPVAERVAEIKKHFNALMDVDKHYQRKENLLFPFLEKHGITGPPTVMWGKHDETRGLLKAAQEALKESALLSAGDFKMVIDLVLHPASNAVEEMIYKEEQILFPMCLDTLTDEEWYSIYNQSLEIGFCLYDPVEKWAPAELSAEAQLSADARRVQLPSGSFTVPELNAVLNTIPFDLTFVDKDDQVRYFTQGKERIFSRNRAILGRQVQMCHPPSSVHVVQNILDDFKSGNQDRAAFHIEMQGKFISIEYFALRGEKGEYLGTLEVSQDLTEKRKLKGEKRLLSYSEERSR comes from the coding sequence ATGAGTGAGCTGATCAATGACGCGCGCAAAAGAAAAGACCTTTTGAAGCATATGATTTTACAATTACACAAAGGTGAGGCGCCGGATGCGGTGCGAACACAGTTGGTGCGACTGATGGGCGAGGTCCCCTATGGTGATGTGGTGGAAGTGGAGCAAGAACTGATTGGCGAGGGGCTGCCGGAGAAGGAAATTCTCAACCTGTGTGACATGCATACCGCCGTGCTTAAGGGCAGTATCGACCAGACCGGCGCCAAGACGGCGCCTTCCGGACATCCGGTACATACTTTCAAAGAGGAAAATAAGGCTTTGGGCTGGGAGGTTGGCTCACTGGTCAAATTGTACGATGAATTAAAGGCGCTCCCCGAAAAAACCCCGGTGGCAGAGAGAGTCGCTGAAATAAAAAAGCATTTTAATGCATTGATGGATGTCGACAAGCATTATCAACGGAAGGAGAATCTTCTTTTTCCCTTTCTTGAAAAGCATGGCATTACCGGCCCGCCGACCGTGATGTGGGGGAAGCACGACGAAACGCGCGGGCTCCTGAAAGCGGCGCAAGAAGCGCTTAAGGAATCGGCCTTGCTCTCTGCCGGCGATTTCAAAATGGTAATCGACCTGGTGCTTCATCCCGCCTCGAATGCCGTGGAGGAGATGATCTACAAGGAAGAGCAGATTCTTTTCCCGATGTGTCTGGATACACTCACCGATGAAGAATGGTATTCGATTTATAATCAGAGTCTGGAAATAGGGTTCTGTCTTTATGACCCGGTTGAGAAATGGGCCCCCGCAGAACTTTCGGCCGAGGCGCAATTATCCGCCGATGCACGACGGGTGCAGCTTCCCAGCGGCAGTTTTACGGTGCCGGAGCTGAATGCCGTACTCAACACCATCCCTTTTGACCTGACTTTCGTGGACAAGGATGATCAGGTGCGGTATTTCACTCAGGGAAAAGAGCGGATATTTTCCCGCAATCGGGCGATTCTGGGGCGGCAGGTGCAGATGTGCCATCCGCCATCGAGTGTGCATGTGGTGCAAAATATACTGGATGATTTCAAATCGGGGAATCAGGATAGAGCGGCTTTCCATATCGAGATGCAAGGCAAATTCATCAGTATCGAGTATTTCGCGCTGCGAGGCGAGAAGGGCGAATATCTCGGCACGCTGGAAGTCAGCCAGGATCTGACCGAAAAGAGAAAACTCAAAGGAGAAAAACGTCTCCTCAGCTACTCCGAGGAAAGGAGCCGGTAA
- a CDS encoding DUF1858 domain-containing protein — translation MDKTKAALDITPDTKVGTLLANYPHLENFLIEMSPVFARLRNPILQRTVAKVATLRQAAEIGGLPLATMINSLRKAAGLEETITGEETGSNNAEKPDWIDFSAVAKSLDAGPILEKGEHPLGRVMNELKELEPGKIYELITPFIPAPLIDMAKGKGYLAWTKSEGSEKFLTYFKQK, via the coding sequence ATGGATAAGACAAAGGCGGCGCTTGATATTACGCCCGATACCAAAGTTGGGACGCTTCTGGCGAATTATCCGCACCTCGAGAATTTTCTGATAGAAATGTCGCCGGTTTTCGCCCGGCTGCGGAATCCAATTCTGCAGCGGACGGTGGCGAAAGTGGCGACATTGCGTCAGGCCGCCGAAATTGGCGGGTTGCCTTTAGCGACCATGATCAACAGCCTTCGCAAGGCGGCCGGACTGGAAGAGACAATCACAGGTGAGGAAACAGGTTCGAATAACGCGGAAAAGCCCGATTGGATTGATTTCTCAGCGGTGGCCAAATCGCTCGATGCCGGGCCGATTCTGGAAAAAGGGGAACATCCGCTCGGCCGGGTCATGAATGAATTGAAGGAATTGGAACCGGGTAAAATATATGAGCTAATTACGCCTTTTATACCGGCCCCGCTGATCGACATGGCTAAGGGGAAAGGGTATCTGGCCTGGACCAAATCCGAGGGATCCGAAAAATTCTTGACCTATTTCAAGCAAAAATGA
- a CDS encoding cupin domain-containing protein yields the protein MSTSNSGESGRLVPAEPHRLEKILDYVPGSIVSRTLVQSKAGTVTLFAFDAGQGLSEHSAPFDAMVQVLDGETELTIGGKAVPARAGETVVMPANVPHAVHSAQRSKILLIMIRG from the coding sequence ATGAGCACATCAAATAGTGGTGAGTCGGGCCGCCTGGTACCGGCCGAACCTCATCGCCTGGAAAAAATTCTGGATTACGTACCGGGTTCAATTGTCAGCCGTACGCTGGTGCAAAGCAAGGCCGGAACGGTGACCCTTTTTGCTTTTGATGCCGGTCAGGGATTGAGCGAGCATTCGGCGCCGTTTGATGCCATGGTGCAGGTGCTTGACGGCGAAACGGAATTGACGATCGGCGGAAAAGCGGTCCCGGCCAGGGCGGGTGAGACAGTGGTGATGCCGGCCAACGTGCCGCATGCGGTACACTCGGCGCAGCGGTCAAAGATACTCTTAATAATGATTCGAGGATAG
- a CDS encoding 4Fe-4S dicluster domain-containing protein, translated as MSPWYILPTLLAALLLGAHFLRADNYGLTALSLAAPLALLIRRRWAIRIVQFLLFAGAVIWISTILNIIEWRQMAGQGWIRASLILGIAAIIPIGAALLLENRKLRQFYPETSVPADASLTAFLITAVSLTIVYLVVNPPVILIERFLPGAGWVEIFGLSLYAAWITEKMLDMKESARWRRRIWVIFSIVFFAQFILGVSGLEKFLMTGKLHVPVPALIAAGPIFRGQGFFMAILFGATVLLVGPAWCSHLCYIGAWDDSASRLRAKPMKMPPWRQMVRIGLLFLVIAAAIILRLLGVSGAVAAILAIAFGLIGVAILLFWSRKTGVMTHCVAYCPIGPLANWLGKLSPFRIRINDTTCTDCGICHVACRYDALNMEDIKRRRPNISCTLCGDCLGSCRDESLEYKFLGLNADRARILFIVVVVSLHALFLGVARI; from the coding sequence ATGAGTCCTTGGTATATTCTGCCGACTTTGCTGGCGGCGTTGCTTCTGGGAGCGCATTTTCTCCGCGCCGATAATTACGGCCTGACGGCTCTTTCGCTGGCGGCTCCTCTGGCGTTATTGATACGTCGCCGCTGGGCGATCCGTATCGTACAATTTCTCCTGTTTGCCGGGGCGGTAATTTGGATCTCCACTATACTCAATATAATTGAATGGCGCCAGATGGCCGGGCAGGGGTGGATTCGGGCGTCCCTGATACTTGGTATCGCCGCCATAATACCGATCGGCGCGGCGCTTCTTCTCGAGAACCGCAAATTGCGGCAATTCTATCCTGAGACATCTGTCCCAGCCGACGCCAGTCTGACCGCATTCCTGATAACCGCAGTGTCCCTGACAATCGTGTACCTGGTCGTAAACCCGCCGGTGATTCTAATAGAACGATTCCTGCCGGGCGCCGGATGGGTTGAAATTTTCGGGCTGTCTTTATATGCCGCCTGGATCACGGAAAAGATGCTTGATATGAAGGAATCGGCGCGGTGGCGGCGACGGATCTGGGTGATATTCTCAATCGTTTTCTTTGCGCAATTCATATTGGGAGTTTCGGGGCTGGAAAAATTCCTGATGACCGGCAAACTGCATGTTCCGGTACCGGCTCTGATTGCGGCCGGCCCAATCTTCCGCGGACAGGGGTTTTTCATGGCGATTCTTTTCGGGGCTACCGTTCTATTGGTCGGACCGGCCTGGTGCAGCCATCTCTGCTATATCGGCGCCTGGGATGATAGCGCCTCGCGACTCCGCGCGAAACCGATGAAAATGCCGCCATGGCGGCAAATGGTACGAATCGGGCTTCTCTTCCTGGTCATTGCGGCGGCAATAATTTTGCGCCTGCTTGGTGTATCCGGCGCAGTTGCCGCCATACTGGCGATTGCTTTCGGACTTATCGGAGTGGCGATATTGCTATTCTGGTCGCGAAAGACAGGGGTAATGACGCATTGTGTCGCATACTGTCCGATCGGGCCGTTGGCCAACTGGCTGGGGAAACTCTCGCCGTTCCGAATTCGAATCAATGACACCACCTGCACCGACTGCGGTATCTGTCATGTCGCCTGCCGGTACGATGCGCTGAACATGGAAGATATCAAAAGAAGACGGCCAAATATATCTTGCACTCTTTGCGGTGATTGCCTGGGGAGTTGCCGGGATGAATCGCTGGAATACAAATTCCTCGGACTCAATGCCGACCGGGCCAGAATCCTTTTCATCGTCGTCGTCGTTTCATTGCATGCCCTGTTTCTGGGCGTGGCCAGAATCTGA
- a CDS encoding carboxypeptidase M32 has protein sequence MPQKYGELYQELIDRNKEIATINSCSSLLGWDERTYMPRGGSAGRADQLAYLAGLTHKKFTDPRIGEILTELEHSELVKDEFSDAAVNIREIRHDYDKAVKIPQKLIEEITHTTTMAQGVWVQARKDSDFPKFLPWLEKIIKLNLQVAECLGYKKEAYDALLDNYETGATYESTGKVLGEFRKELVPLVAAIIDSGKHPNLSIIEREYPVDRQAMFGQSAAAAIGFSFESGRLDITTHPFCTGIGPGDTRITTRYNPRHFGEAFFGIMHEAGHGIYDQGLDPAHFGMPRGDAVSLGIHESQSRMWENQVGRGRPFWKHFYPRAQQLYPESLGNVSFDDFYFAINDVRPSFIRVEADEVTYNLHILLRFEMEYAFLRGDLLAKDVPGAWNEKFKQFFGITPKNAAEGCLQDVHWSSGYIGYFPTYTLGNLYSAQFFAKAKEDIKNLDEQFAAGNFGELKKWLNKNIHLHGKRYRAEKLVQVVTGKPLSHKPLMDYLKKKYGELYGV, from the coding sequence ATGCCACAAAAATATGGTGAGCTCTATCAAGAGTTGATAGACAGAAATAAAGAAATCGCCACAATAAATTCCTGTTCCAGTCTGCTGGGGTGGGATGAAAGAACCTATATGCCGCGGGGTGGTTCGGCGGGGCGTGCCGACCAGTTGGCTTACCTGGCCGGGCTGACACACAAGAAATTCACCGATCCGAGAATCGGCGAGATCCTGACCGAATTGGAGCATTCGGAACTGGTCAAAGATGAGTTTTCCGATGCCGCGGTGAATATCCGCGAAATCAGACACGATTACGACAAAGCGGTCAAAATTCCGCAGAAATTGATTGAGGAAATCACCCACACCACCACCATGGCGCAGGGAGTATGGGTGCAGGCGAGAAAAGATTCCGATTTTCCGAAATTCCTTCCCTGGCTGGAAAAAATTATCAAGCTGAATCTTCAGGTGGCCGAGTGCCTCGGTTATAAAAAAGAGGCTTATGATGCTCTTCTGGACAACTACGAAACCGGCGCAACCTACGAATCGACCGGGAAAGTGCTCGGAGAATTCCGGAAAGAACTGGTGCCGCTGGTGGCGGCCATTATTGATTCGGGCAAGCATCCCAATCTTTCGATAATCGAGCGGGAATATCCGGTCGATCGGCAGGCGATGTTCGGGCAATCGGCGGCGGCGGCGATTGGTTTCTCTTTTGAATCGGGCCGTCTCGATATCACCACTCATCCTTTCTGCACCGGGATTGGCCCCGGCGATACCCGTATCACCACCCGGTACAATCCGCGTCATTTCGGAGAGGCGTTTTTTGGAATCATGCATGAGGCCGGCCATGGGATTTATGACCAGGGGCTGGATCCGGCTCATTTCGGGATGCCGCGCGGCGATGCGGTCTCGCTTGGCATTCATGAGTCGCAGTCGCGGATGTGGGAGAATCAGGTCGGAAGAGGCCGCCCTTTCTGGAAACATTTCTATCCGCGGGCGCAGCAATTGTATCCCGAATCGCTGGGGAATGTAAGCTTTGATGATTTCTATTTTGCGATCAATGATGTGCGGCCGTCGTTTATCCGTGTTGAGGCAGATGAGGTGACCTACAATCTTCACATATTGCTCCGTTTCGAAATGGAGTATGCTTTCCTCAGAGGTGACCTTCTCGCCAAGGATGTCCCGGGCGCATGGAATGAGAAGTTCAAGCAGTTTTTCGGTATCACGCCGAAAAATGCTGCCGAGGGGTGCCTTCAGGATGTCCACTGGTCCTCCGGATATATCGGATATTTCCCGACTTACACATTGGGCAATCTTTATTCGGCGCAGTTTTTTGCCAAAGCCAAAGAGGATATTAAGAACCTCGATGAGCAATTTGCGGCCGGGAATTTCGGCGAACTGAAGAAATGGCTGAATAAGAATATTCATCTTCATGGGAAACGGTATCGCGCCGAGAAACTGGTGCAGGTGGTGACCGGGAAACCGCTGAGCCACAAGCCGCTGATGGATTACTTGAAAAAGAAATACGGCGAGCTGTACGGCGTTTGA